In a single window of the Leptolyngbyaceae cyanobacterium genome:
- a CDS encoding sugar ABC transporter permease — MRKQLTPYVFLLPALLILVLTVFWPVCQAFYLSLTNYIDLSQSPQWIGLANYRRLLADRVFWQTLGNTLLYLVCVVPILVVFPLGLAILVNQKLRGINWFRAFYYTPVIISMVVAGIAWKWLYAENGLLNQMLAQIGLKDGIPWLTSPKWAIYSVMAVTIWKGLGYYMIIYLAGLQSISNELYEAAAIDGSDGIRKHLDITVPLMKPYLFLVAVISAISATKVFEEVYIMTQGGPRNSSKTIVYYLYEQAFQNLEISYACTIGLVLFLVILGLSILNLKLSNLPNRIN; from the coding sequence ATGAGAAAACAGTTGACGCCTTACGTATTTCTACTACCAGCCCTTTTAATCTTAGTGCTAACCGTATTTTGGCCTGTTTGTCAAGCTTTTTACCTGTCATTAACCAATTACATCGACCTCAGCCAGTCACCCCAATGGATCGGCTTGGCTAATTACCGCCGTTTATTAGCCGATCGCGTTTTTTGGCAAACTTTAGGAAATACCCTGTTGTATCTGGTTTGCGTAGTGCCGATTTTAGTAGTTTTTCCTTTAGGTTTGGCAATTTTAGTCAACCAAAAACTGCGCGGAATTAACTGGTTTAGAGCGTTTTACTATACGCCGGTAATTATTTCAATGGTAGTGGCTGGTATTGCGTGGAAATGGCTTTATGCAGAAAATGGTTTGCTCAACCAAATGCTAGCGCAAATCGGACTCAAAGACGGTATTCCTTGGCTAACCAGTCCGAAATGGGCAATTTACAGCGTGATGGCAGTAACTATTTGGAAAGGATTAGGTTACTACATGATTATTTATCTAGCAGGACTGCAATCAATTTCTAATGAATTATATGAAGCAGCCGCTATTGATGGTTCTGATGGGATTCGGAAACACCTCGACATTACCGTGCCGTTAATGAAGCCTTATTTATTTTTAGTAGCGGTCATTTCGGCTATTTCTGCTACGAAAGTTTTTGAAGAAGTTTATATCATGACTCAAGGAGGGCCGAGAAATAGCTCGAAAACGATCGTTTATTATCTTTACGAACAAGCCTTTCAAAATTTGGAAATCAGCTATGCCTGTACGATCGGTTTAGTGTTATTTTTAGTAATTTTGGGATTGTCGATTTTAAATCTTAAACTTTCAAACTTACCAAATAGAATTAATTAG